One genomic segment of Paenibacillus xylanexedens includes these proteins:
- a CDS encoding GNAT family N-acetyltransferase: MTVTSIIDQIHIIEYDPSYAAALADMWNRSNESWGGGTNLRTEETVRREMESSSNLYAFLAVHEKEVVGFCSFAHYRYDERALYVPLLNVRPDYHGYKVGRNLILNAVRKTVEAGWPRLDLFTWAGNTKAVPMYKKCGFFWEKKDDNVHLMNFIPTILQTEALAPYFEDLDWYADSTRELVIEPDGRRERGFDFFDYTWKKGDVSLRAEFEKSGRGLTALETPDYEISTEVDDHDLVFGSSYKVCYRIKNNSTSELAIEIKGEDNKNIRFALDVARAVAPGETITVEGEFHLDPITEEQNNNKTHPVVATTWLIGGKKAEFRLGIAPKFPAKIKTILPVKELYPGIPAELVLNVENNVDAETEFSLDLPEDEFLEWAERAVRFTVPAKGKVSVPVPFTLRSYGLYSQEVEVTAVPAGNHAISFTSKLSVLMKGIEGKYGGQIEDQWVAVNGAFSLHMSKQDNNMWIEYPGSRHSFWWTYPKLGKPFAEELSKKQAKEVNIYPEGERQVLEALYDSEDFLGLQIKSVVKLSANGVVEFHHEVENTRDTAWEEDLYLMNNFGFYGNRLILPYQDRFVDMGDSYAGDPSHWDSSQITENWLFCKEEYGACGIYWDPSLKLLRPEYTLGLQHELGRLEAGAVVRTKATVYALNTFAKWQDFRAFARKQRNPVIELLDNHLDLTLSEGNPFAPDVLQATLTEHKLVSLAGKLELYVQQGGKPEVMANVKEFNPEHNLNSAELTFSPDEADRDQHVSGWKVRGLYRGEDRIQERTALWFPQSKTEIKQIIEEGSSGPVYTVDNGVLSISVAPDFGSVVHSLKVAGEEWLDSSYPEPAPRSWWNPWYGGLGVGVPGMNGFSRQLEQRAASWTEQKDQYGNVWKGIKLTTRIEKHEANRGITIHQHYLMLPGVPVLCTLLEVTNESGLTLTNYSLAEERFLQPSSVFAEGWIEQPGKDRFPLGKVDVGLPLEDLLRVGSVSRENMLHAVHRYPNQSAWAFANNQVTGLHVNHHLTIKHGETVWTEPSYLVLGQIPLSSPDVRDLLKLNFATSTDEKEAPHADH, encoded by the coding sequence ATGACAGTAACTTCGATTATTGATCAAATCCATATTATTGAATACGACCCCTCTTACGCTGCCGCACTTGCGGATATGTGGAACCGTAGTAACGAAAGCTGGGGAGGTGGCACCAACCTTAGAACAGAGGAAACAGTTCGCCGGGAGATGGAGAGTTCGTCCAATCTTTATGCATTTCTAGCTGTTCATGAGAAAGAGGTTGTTGGCTTCTGCAGTTTTGCTCATTACCGCTATGACGAGAGAGCCCTATATGTACCGCTGCTTAATGTACGTCCTGACTATCACGGTTACAAGGTTGGACGCAACCTGATCCTGAATGCTGTGCGCAAGACCGTGGAGGCCGGATGGCCTCGCCTGGATCTGTTCACGTGGGCAGGGAATACGAAGGCTGTACCGATGTACAAGAAATGTGGATTCTTCTGGGAGAAAAAAGATGATAATGTGCATCTGATGAATTTCATCCCTACCATCTTGCAGACCGAAGCACTCGCTCCTTATTTCGAGGATTTAGATTGGTATGCAGACAGCACGCGTGAACTCGTGATCGAGCCGGATGGCCGACGAGAGCGTGGTTTTGATTTCTTTGACTACACGTGGAAAAAGGGAGATGTCTCCCTGCGGGCTGAATTTGAAAAGTCGGGTCGCGGACTGACTGCTCTCGAAACACCGGATTACGAAATCTCAACAGAAGTCGATGATCATGATCTGGTATTCGGTTCCAGCTATAAGGTTTGCTATCGCATTAAGAACAATTCAACTTCCGAACTGGCGATTGAGATCAAGGGTGAAGATAACAAAAATATTCGATTTGCGCTGGACGTTGCACGAGCAGTGGCTCCGGGAGAAACCATCACCGTGGAAGGTGAGTTTCACCTTGATCCGATTACAGAGGAACAGAATAACAATAAGACCCATCCCGTTGTTGCCACCACATGGTTGATCGGAGGGAAGAAAGCGGAGTTTCGATTGGGTATTGCCCCGAAATTCCCGGCCAAGATCAAGACTATCTTGCCTGTGAAGGAGCTCTATCCAGGTATCCCGGCGGAGTTGGTTTTGAACGTGGAAAATAATGTGGATGCAGAAACGGAATTCAGCTTGGACCTGCCTGAGGATGAATTCCTTGAATGGGCGGAGCGTGCGGTGCGCTTTACGGTGCCTGCCAAAGGCAAAGTATCTGTGCCAGTACCTTTCACCTTGCGTTCGTATGGTCTCTATTCCCAAGAAGTAGAAGTGACGGCAGTCCCAGCGGGGAACCATGCGATCTCTTTTACAAGCAAACTTTCTGTACTAATGAAGGGAATCGAAGGGAAATATGGCGGGCAGATTGAGGATCAATGGGTGGCTGTTAATGGCGCATTCTCTCTTCATATGAGCAAACAAGATAATAACATGTGGATTGAATATCCGGGTTCCCGTCATTCGTTCTGGTGGACTTATCCGAAGCTGGGTAAGCCGTTTGCCGAAGAGTTATCCAAGAAACAAGCAAAAGAAGTGAATATCTATCCCGAAGGTGAACGTCAGGTTCTTGAAGCACTGTATGATTCGGAGGATTTCCTTGGCTTGCAGATCAAGTCGGTGGTCAAGCTGTCTGCGAATGGAGTCGTCGAATTCCACCACGAGGTTGAAAATACACGAGACACCGCCTGGGAAGAGGACCTGTACCTAATGAATAACTTCGGTTTCTACGGAAACCGGTTAATCCTCCCGTACCAAGATCGTTTTGTGGATATGGGGGATTCTTACGCTGGCGATCCGAGTCATTGGGACAGTTCACAGATTACGGAAAACTGGCTGTTTTGCAAGGAAGAGTACGGCGCGTGCGGCATCTATTGGGACCCTTCTCTGAAGCTGCTTCGTCCGGAATACACGCTGGGGTTGCAGCATGAGCTTGGACGTTTGGAAGCTGGGGCCGTTGTGCGGACCAAGGCAACTGTATATGCTTTGAACACGTTTGCCAAGTGGCAGGATTTCCGTGCGTTTGCCCGGAAGCAGCGTAACCCGGTCATTGAGTTGCTGGACAATCATCTGGATCTGACACTGAGTGAGGGGAATCCATTTGCCCCAGACGTGCTGCAAGCAACGTTGACTGAACATAAACTGGTTTCGCTTGCGGGCAAGCTGGAGCTGTATGTACAGCAGGGTGGCAAACCGGAGGTTATGGCCAATGTGAAGGAATTCAATCCGGAGCACAATCTAAACTCCGCCGAGCTGACATTTTCACCAGACGAAGCGGACCGAGACCAGCACGTGAGTGGTTGGAAAGTTCGTGGGCTATATCGGGGCGAAGATCGGATTCAAGAGCGAACGGCCCTTTGGTTCCCGCAGAGCAAAACAGAGATTAAGCAGATAATTGAAGAAGGTTCATCTGGACCAGTGTACACCGTAGACAATGGAGTATTGTCGATCTCCGTTGCCCCTGACTTCGGAAGTGTAGTACACTCTCTGAAAGTTGCAGGAGAAGAATGGCTTGACAGCTCGTACCCTGAACCGGCTCCACGCTCGTGGTGGAATCCGTGGTACGGCGGGCTGGGTGTTGGGGTTCCAGGCATGAATGGCTTCAGCCGTCAGTTGGAACAGAGAGCCGCTTCCTGGACAGAGCAGAAGGATCAATACGGCAACGTCTGGAAAGGCATAAAGCTGACCACCCGAATTGAGAAGCATGAAGCGAATCGTGGGATCACGATCCACCAACATTATCTGATGCTGCCGGGTGTTCCTGTGCTCTGCACCCTGCTTGAAGTGACAAACGAAAGCGGCCTGACGCTGACGAATTACTCGCTTGCGGAGGAACGTTTCCTCCAGCCATCCTCTGTCTTTGCGGAAGGTTGGATTGAGCAACCGGGTAAAGATCGGTTCCCGCTAGGCAAGGTGGATGTGGGCCTGCCACTTGAAGACCTTTTGCGAGTCGGATCGGTTTCGCGTGAAAACATGCTGCATGCGGTCCATCGTTACCCGAATCAGAGTGCATGGGCTTTTGCCAATAATCAGGTGACGGGTCTGCACGTGAATCATCATCTGACAATCAAGCACGGGGAAACAGTCTGGACGGAGCCGAGTTATCTTGTCCTGGGACAGATTCCACTGAGTTCACCGGATGTACGTGACCTTCTCAAACTGAATTTTGCAACTTCTACCGATGAAAAGGAGGCTCCACATGCCGATCATTGA
- a CDS encoding amidohydrolase family protein, with protein MPIIDIHIHLSDIDSFHQTAIDLSKVDYSAAGLKAEFDKNDVILGIGMGVTEQTKGSFPDSSSPNPMGLDLEEKVPSFLMECVGINPNALDGKNAQDELDRIEARLQSPEVAGIKLYAGYYHHYVYDKIYTPVYELAAKYNLPVVIHTGDTYSMNGLLKYSHPLTVDELALQQRGVNFMICHLGDPWVMDAAEVVAKNPNVYADLSGLVVGDRPHFERFMNEPLFMDHFRRALVYSDHYEKMLFGTDWPLAPIDLYAEFVRRLVPEQHHDKVFYENAFGLFPRIGQRIADLG; from the coding sequence ATGCCGATCATTGATATTCATATTCACCTGTCGGACATAGACAGCTTTCACCAAACAGCGATTGATCTGTCCAAAGTGGATTACTCTGCCGCTGGTCTTAAAGCGGAGTTTGATAAAAACGACGTCATTCTGGGCATCGGAATGGGGGTTACGGAGCAGACAAAGGGATCGTTCCCGGATTCCAGTTCCCCTAACCCGATGGGACTGGACCTGGAAGAGAAGGTTCCGTCATTCCTCATGGAATGTGTGGGGATCAATCCCAATGCGCTGGACGGTAAAAACGCTCAGGACGAGCTTGACCGGATTGAAGCTAGACTGCAATCCCCGGAGGTAGCCGGAATCAAACTTTATGCCGGATACTATCATCACTATGTGTATGACAAAATCTATACTCCGGTCTATGAACTCGCAGCCAAGTATAACTTGCCTGTCGTGATTCATACGGGCGACACGTACTCCATGAATGGATTGCTCAAGTATTCGCATCCACTGACGGTGGATGAATTAGCCTTGCAGCAGCGCGGTGTGAACTTTATGATCTGTCATCTGGGTGATCCCTGGGTGATGGATGCAGCAGAAGTAGTGGCGAAGAATCCGAACGTGTATGCGGATTTGTCTGGTCTTGTGGTGGGGGATCGGCCTCATTTTGAACGGTTCATGAACGAACCTTTGTTCATGGATCATTTCCGCCGGGCTTTGGTCTATTCGGATCATTACGAGAAAATGCTGTTTGGCACCGACTGGCCGCTTGCGCCCATCGATCTGTATGCCGAATTTGTCCGCCGACTTGTACCGGAACAGCATCATGATAAGGTATTCTACGAGAATGCCTTTGGGCTGTTTCCACGTATTGGACAGCGGATTGCCGATCTGGGTTAG